A stretch of Paenibacillus sp. URB8-2 DNA encodes these proteins:
- a CDS encoding CHAD domain-containing protein, whose amino-acid sequence MSTGTRVQNSEASRSQQWEQAMSELYRSYLNYGKEALKDFDDEAVHQARVSSRKLITLLSILDPEDASSLRAVFKRSQKRLGKVRDADVLIQSFKKRRKEARLEGDKKTAKLLEAVILHQKERRKRQRGKLADELPGLLEGEPGGKWNEFVKERLPALVSDQDVNVAMRELEVAFEQQKKQCKELFKQENPASREALDELHKLRLLAKRIRYTASAASFSLDRKFHANETIYKDIQSELGEITDKRMWLEKLENIGRKELGASRNTWNSFLDKLQAELTDALRRNTVVDVPEAQSQTAAVQE is encoded by the coding sequence ATGTCAACAGGCACGAGAGTCCAAAATTCCGAGGCAAGCCGGTCACAGCAATGGGAGCAAGCCATGTCGGAGTTGTACAGAAGCTATCTGAATTACGGAAAAGAGGCGCTGAAGGATTTTGACGACGAGGCTGTTCATCAGGCGCGGGTGAGCAGCCGCAAGCTGATCACGCTGCTGTCCATTCTCGATCCCGAGGATGCCTCAAGTCTCCGCGCGGTGTTCAAGCGCTCCCAGAAGCGTCTGGGCAAGGTAAGGGATGCCGACGTGCTCATCCAGTCCTTCAAGAAGCGGCGGAAGGAAGCGAGGCTCGAAGGCGATAAGAAGACCGCCAAGCTGCTGGAAGCGGTCATTCTGCATCAAAAAGAGAGGCGCAAACGGCAGCGCGGGAAATTGGCCGACGAGCTGCCCGGGCTGCTGGAAGGCGAGCCCGGCGGCAAATGGAATGAATTTGTAAAAGAACGTCTGCCCGCCCTCGTTTCCGATCAGGATGTCAATGTCGCGATGCGCGAGCTTGAAGTCGCTTTCGAGCAGCAGAAGAAACAGTGCAAGGAACTGTTCAAACAGGAGAACCCGGCATCCCGGGAGGCGCTGGACGAACTGCACAAGCTGAGGCTGCTGGCCAAGCGTATCCGTTACACCGCAAGCGCGGCGTCCTTCTCGCTGGACCGGAAGTTTCACGCGAATGAAACGATATATAAAGACATCCAGTCGGAACTCGGTGAAATCACCGACAAACGCATGTGGCTGGAGAAGCTGGAGAACATCGGCCGCAAGGAACTGGGCGCCAGCCGCAATACGTGGAATTCCTTCTTAGATAAGCTTCAAGCCGAACTGACGGACGCGCTTCGCCGGAACACCGTCGTCGACGTGCCGGAAGCCCAAAGTCAAACCGCCGCCGTACAGGAATGA
- a CDS encoding copper amine oxidase N-terminal domain-containing protein — translation MFKKIAAVWIGLGLTATITGLGSGGTHSAQAAVPARTVSVTINGATLKLQSQAYVKQGRVMVPLREMAAGMGAQLSWDAATRTATIRKAPYLAKITAGSSRAVRDGGTVLLDAPAEIRSGRVYIPLRFSAESLGGTVTWNVRTGTAKIVLPLDPVSAKAAISDRAEEAVLALKKKDWTTLSSMIHSKGVRFSPYGHVDTAKDIVLSWSEIAAVGADQTVRTWGAYDGTGDPIKLTFAQYYNKFIYSADFADAPEMGYNQTIGTGNSLNNARNAYPDAILVEYHYDGFDPQYAGMDWQSLRLAFVKEGGQWMLVGIIHDQWTI, via the coding sequence ATGTTTAAAAAAATAGCGGCGGTCTGGATCGGCCTCGGTCTAACCGCTACGATTACGGGATTGGGTTCTGGCGGCACGCACTCCGCACAGGCTGCTGTCCCGGCCAGAACGGTGTCCGTGACAATCAATGGGGCAACTCTGAAGCTTCAGTCTCAGGCTTATGTCAAGCAAGGAAGAGTGATGGTCCCCCTTCGAGAAATGGCGGCAGGGATGGGAGCGCAGCTGTCCTGGGATGCGGCGACCCGCACGGCGACGATCCGGAAAGCTCCGTACCTGGCCAAAATCACGGCCGGCAGCAGCCGGGCGGTGAGGGACGGAGGAACCGTCCTTCTGGATGCTCCGGCCGAAATCCGCAGCGGCCGGGTGTATATTCCGCTGCGCTTCTCGGCAGAGAGCTTGGGCGGGACGGTAACCTGGAACGTGCGGACGGGCACGGCCAAAATTGTCCTGCCGCTTGACCCGGTGAGCGCGAAGGCGGCCATTTCGGACCGCGCCGAAGAGGCGGTGCTGGCGCTGAAGAAGAAAGACTGGACCACTCTTTCTTCCATGATCCATTCCAAGGGTGTTCGCTTCTCGCCGTACGGGCATGTAGACACCGCGAAGGACATTGTATTGAGCTGGAGCGAAATCGCGGCGGTCGGCGCGGATCAAACCGTCCGGACCTGGGGCGCCTATGACGGTACAGGTGATCCGATAAAGCTGACCTTTGCGCAGTATTACAATAAATTCATATACAGCGCCGACTTTGCGGACGCGCCGGAAATGGGCTACAATCAGACCATCGGCACCGGCAATTCGCTGAATAATGCGCGGAATGCGTACCCGGATGCTATCTTGGTCGAATACCATTACGACGGGTTCGATCCGCAGTATGCCGGCATGGATTGGCAGAGCCTGCGGCTTGCATTCGTCAAGGAAGGCGGGCAGTGGATGCTGGTAGGCATCATACATGATCAATGGACCATTTAA